From Candidatus Xianfuyuplasma coldseepsis:
CCGAAGAAGAACAGGAAGAAGATATTGATCGCGCTGTTGGAAGTGAAGATGCGGAATACAAAATCATTCTCCTAAAACAACAACCAATCGGCTATATACGTATTGACTATATGGATGAACATAACGAGATGGCTTGGCTTCGATTTGCGCTTGGTAAAGAACGGGGTAAAGGATATGGCAAAATAGCTCTTCAAATGTACATTGACGACTTGTTTTCTCGTGGGGTAAAGCGAATTGAAGGAGAGGTATACGAGTACAATGAGCGATCACAAAAATTACTGGAATCTGTAGGGTTTGTCAAAGAGGGACAAAAACGTCAAGCTCATTTGTATCATAAACAATATTGTGATATTCTAGTGTATGGTTTATTACATGAGGATTATGTGACATAATGCGGTCGTGGCGGAATGGCAGACGCGCTGTCTTCAGGCGGCAGTGTCTTTGACGTGTGGGTTCAAATCCCATCGACCGCACCAATAAAATAACAAACACGTGATAACGTGTTTTCTTTTATACTCAAGTACGAGGTTGGATAGAACAATAATTAGTTTGTGTATTGTAGAGGAAGATGTATAATAAAAACAAGGTGATTTGATGGAAACAATGACACGTTCAGAACTGCTAGGACAATACGATGTAAAAAAATTACTAATTAAATTAGCCTTACCTGCTACCGCTGGTATGGTGATTAATGCACTATATAATTTGGTGGATACTTTTTTTGTTGGACAGGGTGTTGGAACGGTTGCAATTACTGCACTTGGATTTGCATTCCCAGTGCAAGTTATTATCATGGCATTTGGTCTGATGTTTGGTATTGGTGCGGCATCGGTATTCTCCCGAGCATATGGTCGACAAGATCATGAGCAAATGCGGCATGTGGCCAACACGGCTATTCGGATTGATCTAATTGTGGCGTTGATATTTTCGATAACTGGCTTTTTCTTTATCCGTCCATTACTGGAGTTCTTCGGTGCAAATGAAGATAATATGCAGTACGGTATCGATTATCTGAGTGTGATATTGATTGGGTTGGCACCACTAACGATGTCAATGGTGTTAAACAGTCTAACCCGAGCTGAAGGACGCGCGAAAATTGCGATGTATTCGATGATTATTGGGGCAGGGTTGAACATTGTTCTTGATCCGATCTTTATCTTTGTTCTTGATATGGGGGTTCGTGGAGCGGCCATCGCGACCGTTATTTCACAGATTGTTGGCTTTACATATATCTTTTTACAATCACAATCGAATCAATCCGAACTTCATATGAATGTTAAAGAGTGGTTGGACATTGATCTAAACACCATATGGGAAATCATTAAGATTGGCTTCCCAACCTTTTTACGAAATGGGATTGGAGCATTCTTGATGGTGTATATCTTTCGCGTTATTATCCGTTATGGTGGTGATGATATTACGATGTATCAAGCGATTTATACAACGATTAATCGCGTCATCATGTTTATCTTGTTTCCGGCTTTTGGATTAAATCAGGGTCTGGCACCTGTGGCGGGATTTAACTACGGTGCGAAAAACTATAAACGGCTTCATGATGTCATCATTTTTGCGATTAAGATTTCCGTTGTGTATTTCTTGATGGCGTTCTTGTTTGTTCAATTGATGGCACCTCTTATTTTCACAGCATTTAGTAAGGAGAATCTTCCGTTCTTTATTGATAACGGAGCTCGCATCTTCCGGATCATTTCCATTGGATTTGTCGTAATTGGATTTCAAATATTGCTCGGTAGTCTGTATCAATCGCTAGGGTATCCAATTCGGGCGATGTTGGTAGCATTGTCGCGACAATTCTTACTATTTGTACCAATCGCGCTAATCTTAACGTCGATTTTTGATCTCAATGGACTATGGTATACCTTTGCATCCGCTGATTTGATTGCAGGAGTA
This genomic window contains:
- a CDS encoding MATE family efflux transporter — translated: METMTRSELLGQYDVKKLLIKLALPATAGMVINALYNLVDTFFVGQGVGTVAITALGFAFPVQVIIMAFGLMFGIGAASVFSRAYGRQDHEQMRHVANTAIRIDLIVALIFSITGFFFIRPLLEFFGANEDNMQYGIDYLSVILIGLAPLTMSMVLNSLTRAEGRAKIAMYSMIIGAGLNIVLDPIFIFVLDMGVRGAAIATVISQIVGFTYIFLQSQSNQSELHMNVKEWLDIDLNTIWEIIKIGFPTFLRNGIGAFLMVYIFRVIIRYGGDDITMYQAIYTTINRVIMFILFPAFGLNQGLAPVAGFNYGAKNYKRLHDVIIFAIKISVVYFLMAFLFVQLMAPLIFTAFSKENLPFFIDNGARIFRIISIGFVVIGFQILLGSLYQSLGYPIRAMLVALSRQFLLFVPIALILTSIFDLNGLWYTFASADLIAGVLSLFAIIYELRVIYKKHQELPSLG
- a CDS encoding GNAT family N-acetyltransferase, which produces MSMISLRDATVKDASTIYQWKTDPFLRKMALDESYQTTEEEQEEDIDRAVGSEDAEYKIILLKQQPIGYIRIDYMDEHNEMAWLRFALGKERGKGYGKIALQMYIDDLFSRGVKRIEGEVYEYNERSQKLLESVGFVKEGQKRQAHLYHKQYCDILVYGLLHEDYVT